The Ochrobactrum sp. BTU1 region CGTACAGGTTTTTGCTGACGCTGCAGGCACCGGCGGTATCGCTGGCGGTCTTGTTGCCGATACGTTCTTCGACCCATCCACAGCAAAGCTTGACGACGCTGCAATCAAGACTGCTCTGGAATCGGTTGAAACCGCTCTGGACAAGCTCACCACCGGTGCAGCCTCGCTCGGTGCTGCAAAGGCACGTATCGACACCCAGAAGAGCTTCATTTCCAAGCTCAGCGACTCGGTTGAAAAGGGCGTTGGTACGCTCGTTGACGCCGACATGAACAAGGAATCGGCTCGTTTGTCGGCTCTGCAGGTTCAGCAGCAGCTGGGCGTTCAGGCTCTCTCGATCGCTAACTCGTCGAGCCAGTCAATCCTGTCGCTGTTCCGCGGCTAATCATTTAGCTGATACAGTTGATACTTCGAGGGGCGTGGAATTTATTCCGCGCCCTTCTTCTTTTCTAAAAAGCTACTTCTTCAGTCATGTCGACACTTTCGCGCAAGCTTCGCGATCTATTTTGTTCGCATCAGGATGGCGGTGGTATCGATGCAGCAAAATTTCCAGCAATTACTCCAACAGCTTAAGGGAACGCTCGGCAAGCTTGGCGCGCGAAAACTTATTGCGCTCGGACTTGTCGGGGCTGCATTGATGGGCGCTATTCTTTATACGAGCGTCTATCTGAGTCGCCCCTCCTATGAGACACTTTATGTCGGCCTTTCGCGCGATGACGTGAATCGTATGGGTTTGGCGCTCGGTGAAGCGGGCATCGCTTTCGACGTAAAGTCTGACGGTTCATCGATCCTTGTTCCTGTCGGCAAGGCAGAACAGGCGCGTATGTATCTGGCTGAAAAAGGTCTGCCGACGTCAAATAACGCCGGTTACGAGCTTTTCGACAATATGGGCTCGCTTGGCTTGACGTCGTTTATGCAGGAAATCACACATGTTCGTGCGCTTGAAGGTGAGATCGCCCGCACCATTCAGGCCATTCGAGGCGTCAAAGCTGCACGTGTCCACATCGTCATGGCCGAAAAAGGCTCGTTCCGTCGCGGTGACCAGAAGCCGTCTGCCTCGGTTGTGATCCGTGCTGAAGGCGGGTTTGCCGCTGAATCCGCACAGTCGATCCGCCAACTGGTTGCAGCCGCCGTACCATCGCTTGATGCTTCGTCCATTACGGTTCTCGATACCAATGGTCGTCTGCTCGCTTCGGCCGGGGAAGCTGCGAATGGTGCTGCTCTTCTGACTGCGTCGCTTGAACAGCAAGTGGCTGGCAATGTGGATGAGAGCATCCGCAAGGCGCTTGCTCCATATCTCGGTGTTGGTCACTTTCAGAGCAGTGTTCAGGCAACGCTTGATACCGACCGCCGTCAGACCAACGAAACTCAGTTCGATCCTGAATCGCGTGTTGAACGTTCTGTTCGTGTTGTTCGCGAAAGCGGGGACTCCCGCAACGCACGCAATGACAATGCCACCGGCGTTGAGCAGAATATTCCGCAAGAAGAAATTCAGAACCGCAACGGCGAAAGCTCGTCTGAAAAGACCGATCGCCGCGAAGAACTCACTAATTACGAAATGAACACCAAGACGGTGTCCACAGTCAGCGATGGCTACACCATCAAACGTCTGTCGATTGCCGTCGTTATCGATCAGGCGCGTCTGCTTGAAACGGCGGGCACCACGCCGCCTCCTGCAGATTTCGTCGATCAGCAGATCTTGAGAATCCGCGACCTCGTTGCA contains the following coding sequences:
- the fliF gene encoding flagellar M-ring protein FliF; the encoded protein is MAVVSMQQNFQQLLQQLKGTLGKLGARKLIALGLVGAALMGAILYTSVYLSRPSYETLYVGLSRDDVNRMGLALGEAGIAFDVKSDGSSILVPVGKAEQARMYLAEKGLPTSNNAGYELFDNMGSLGLTSFMQEITHVRALEGEIARTIQAIRGVKAARVHIVMAEKGSFRRGDQKPSASVVIRAEGGFAAESAQSIRQLVAAAVPSLDASSITVLDTNGRLLASAGEAANGAALLTASLEQQVAGNVDESIRKALAPYLGVGHFQSSVQATLDTDRRQTNETQFDPESRVERSVRVVRESGDSRNARNDNATGVEQNIPQEEIQNRNGESSSEKTDRREELTNYEMNTKTVSTVSDGYTIKRLSIAVVIDQARLLETAGTTPPPADFVDQQILRIRDLVATAAGLNADRGDVINVTAVNFLSPAGADMEPVSTPWSEQLMRQSGSYVNALAILAAVAFLIWFGVRPLLRDQNAKPSGTEVALRQPADVAVPNFVGDAQQAIAGEGAKAVIGGPEAYADQMKTSLSDLRQRMRMPAKLRLEQMIEMDEERVAAVLKQWIHETAIKQDAASNQRSVMPELEAA